A window from Malania oleifera isolate guangnan ecotype guangnan chromosome 7, ASM2987363v1, whole genome shotgun sequence encodes these proteins:
- the LOC131160740 gene encoding tyrosine N-monooxygenase: MAATAAATITTTISSSSSLTTITALLLMALLFALNMFKIRLKTRNKAKQLQLPPGPVPWPLVGNVPEMLRSKPAFRWLHHLMDRLNTDIVCIRLGNVHVISVSCPKISLEILKKQDAVFASRPLSMASHSFSGGYLTTVLVPFGEQWKKMRRVLTSEIICPARHRLLHDKRAEEADHLLKYVLNQCKTPGNLVNVRTAARHYCGNVIRKLMFSKRCFGAGMEDGGPGVEEEEHVEALFAALGYLFCFSLSDYFPFLIGFDLEGHEKIVKEAARIMKKHHDPIINERIKQWRLPNPNDGNAEKEPQDLLDVLITLKDTDGKPLLKTDEIKAQSAEIMMAAVDNPSNALEWALAEMMNDPKLMEKATEEIDRVVGKERLVQESDIPHLNYVKACAREAFRLHPIAPFNVPHVALSDTTVAGYFIPKGSHVLLSRIGLGRNPKVWVDPLRFNPDRHLSPDSTEVVLTEPDLRFISFSTGRRGCIAATLGTAMTVMLFARLIQGFTWTAPPNVTTVDLAEAENDLFMAKALIARATPRLPLHLYPTN, encoded by the exons ATGGCTGCCACCGCGGCCGCCACAATCACCACCAccatctcctcctcctcctccttaaCAACCATAACTGCACTTCTTCTCATGGCACTGCTCTTTGCTCTCAACATGTTTAAAATTCGACTTAAAACTCGTAACAAAGCCAAACAACTCCAACTCCCTCCCGGACCAGTCCCATGGCCTCTTGTGGGCAATGTCCCCGAAATGCTAAGGAGCAAACCCGCATTCCGCTGGCTGCACCACCTCATGGACAGGCTGAACACCGACATCGTCTGCATTCGCCTTGGCAATGTCCACGTGATCTCGGTCTCTTGCCCGAAGATCAGCCTCGAaatattgaagaaacaagatGCAGTTTTCGCATCTCGGCCGCTTTCGATGGCGTCCCACAGCTTCAGCGGAGGGTACTTGACCACGGTCCTCGTACCCTTCGGCGAGCAGTGGAAGAAAATGAGAAGAGTACTGACCTCGGAGATTATTTGTCCCGCAAGACATCGGTTGCTCCACGACAAGAGAGCCGAGGAGGCCGACCACCTCCTTAAGTACGTTTTGAACCAGTGCAAAACCCCTGGAAACCTGGTAAACGTGAGAACTGCAGCCCGGCATTACTGCGGGAATGTCATAAGGAAGCTGATGTTCAGCAAGAGATGCTTCGGGGCCGGGATGGAAGACGGAGGACCCGGTGTCGAAGAGGAAGAGCACGTCGAGGCGCTCTTCGCCGCGCTCGGTTACCTCTTCTGCTTTTCCTTGTCTGACTATTTTCCTTTCTTAATAGGGTTTGATTTGGAGGGGCATGAAAAGATTGTGAAGGAGGCAGCCAGGATCATGAAGAAGCATCATGATCCAATAATTAATGAAAGGATTAAGCAATGGAGGCTGCCAAACCCTAACGATGGCAATGCAGAGAAGGAGCCGCAAGACTTGCTTGATGTTCTCATTACCCTCAAGGATACTGATGGGAAGCCGCTGTTGAAGACAGATGAGATCAAGGCACAAAGCGCT GAGATAATGATGGCTGCGGTAGATAATCCATCAAACGCCCTGGAATGGGCACTGGCAGAAATGATGAACGACCCCAAGCTGATGGAAAAGGCCACAGAAGAAATCGACAGGGTGGTAGGGAAAGAGAGACTCGTCCAAGAATCTGACATCCCGCATCTCAATTATGTGAAGGCCTGCGCCAGAGAAGCCTTCCGCCTCCACCCCATCGCCCCCTTCAACGTCCCCCACGTGGCACTCTCCGACACCACCGTCGCCGGCTACTTCATCCCCAAGGGCTCCCACGTCCTCCTCAGCCGCATCGGCCTCGGCCGAAACCCTAAGGTCTGGGTCGACCCGCTCCGGTTCAACCCCGACCGCCACCTCTCCCCTGACTCCACCGAGGTGGTCCTCACCGAGCCCGACCTGCGGTTCATCTCCTTCAGCACCGGCAGGCGTGGCTGCATCGCCGCCACGCTCGGCACCGCCATGACCGTGATGCTCTTCGCCAGGCTCATTCAGGGGTTCACCTGGACTGCTCCGCCCAACGTCACCACCGTCGACCTCGCCGAGGCAGAGAACGACCTTTTCATGGCAAAAGCACTGATTGCGCGGGCGACTCCTCGGCTGCCTCTTCATCTGTACCCTACCAACTGA